A stretch of Carya illinoinensis cultivar Pawnee chromosome 14, C.illinoinensisPawnee_v1, whole genome shotgun sequence DNA encodes these proteins:
- the LOC122294935 gene encoding translation initiation factor IF-2, with the protein MKTVSGEVLSSKPISLKKATSILSTFASADNGASPAICAYLRRALASFKELRHQEKELGARRSERKQERPRPEIVSEVEAVPVNPPRSAEVSPAPSHKQKRHRLDSNISGSPVGKDDKQTQSVVSVPETSHGVGDNVGEKGKREKRGKNKPKGEFGNFGDNGGTGSNLKIEAGEDRGQETGKGDDGVVGTENQRKWDGKKKKKDGDYVGSVENDGIEEAKGKFRKKKIIKEIKEEIKEAGLDDSETAEQQSNKKKKKMKIDDDKFDNNGIGAEEKYDGSEMRIEEVKKESKKRKSEVEEKKVVDDSEEQWSKKKKRRKTD; encoded by the coding sequence ATGAAGACGGTCTCCGGTGAGGTACTCTCGTCGAAGCCAATCTCTCTTAAGAAGGCGACCTCGATTCTCTCCACCTTCGCATCCGCCGACAACGGCGCGTCGCCGGCAATCTGCGCCTACCTCCGACGCGCCCTGGCCTCGTTCAAGGAGCTGAGACATCAGGAGAAGGAGCTCGGAGCTCGACGTTCCGAGCGGAAGCAGGAGAGGCCCAGACCGGAGATCGTAAGCGAAGTGGAGGCAGTACCAGTGAACCCGCCTCGGAGTGCCGAGGTGAGTCCGGCACCGAGTCACAAACAAAAAAGACATCGACTGGATAGTAATATTAGCGGAAGTCCCGTTGGCAAGGATGATAAACAGACCCAGAGTGTTGTTTCCGTTCCGGAAACGAGTCATGGGGTTGGAGACAACGTGGGAGagaagggaaagagagagaaacggGGGAAGAATAAGCCGAAGGGCGAGTTTGGTAATTTCGGGGACAATGGAGGTACTGGGAGTAATTTGAAAATCGAGGCGGGAGAAGATCGGGGTCAAGAAACGGGTAAGGGAGATGATGGCGTAGTGGGGACAGAGAACCAGAGAAAGTGGGacggaaaaaagaagaaaaaagatggggATTATGTTGGAAGTGTTGAAAATGATGGGATCGAAGAGGCAAAAGGGAAGTTCAGGaagaagaaaattattaaagagattaaagaagaaattaaagagGCCGGTTTAGATGATTCGGAGACGGCGGAGCAGCAGagtaataaaaagaagaagaagatgaaaattgaCGACGATAAGTTTGATAACAATGGGATTGGCGCTGAGGAAAAATATGATGGAAGTGAAATGAGAATTGAAGAGGTAAAGAAGGAAAGCAAGAAGAGGAAGAGTGAGGTTGAAGAAAAAAAGGTGGTGGATGATTCAGAGGAGCAGTggagtaagaagaagaagaggaggaaaacTGATTGA